In a genomic window of Pleurocapsa sp. PCC 7319:
- a CDS encoding phycobiliprotein lyase, with protein MNDSVFQQFLVDCIGEWVSERTYHYLDYQKIERSRTNFIVKPLTSPQKTQVLTKNAYELRGSLEEFRGFNLGFYTINDRGEEVINNLNLMCIPTTDSGNLLEGDYLRDFAYEEARPIIAHFCFNALTKELLMTTNYTRVVSVDSITMSNPHLRIRRILNYQRPPEGQPLENILLVGFGVEQKKLPED; from the coding sequence ATGAATGATTCTGTTTTTCAGCAATTTCTGGTCGACTGTATAGGTGAGTGGGTGTCTGAACGTACCTATCACTATTTGGACTATCAAAAAATAGAGAGATCGCGTACAAATTTTATAGTCAAGCCTCTAACAAGCCCACAAAAAACTCAAGTTTTAACTAAAAATGCTTATGAACTAAGGGGTAGTTTAGAGGAGTTTCGTGGTTTCAATCTGGGCTTTTATACTATTAATGATCGAGGAGAAGAAGTAATCAACAATTTGAATTTAATGTGTATCCCCACTACGGATTCAGGCAATCTTTTAGAAGGAGATTATTTGCGGGATTTCGCTTATGAAGAAGCTCGACCGATTATTGCTCATTTTTGCTTCAATGCTCTAACCAAAGAGTTACTAATGACTACCAATTACACTCGTGTAGTTTCTGTAGACTCAATTACAATGAGTAATCCTCACTTACGTATCAGAAGGATTCTTAACTATCAACGTCCTCCAGAAGGGCAACCCTTGGAAAATATTCTTTTAGTAGGGTTTGGAGTAGAACAAAAGAAATTGCCAGAAGATTGA
- a CDS encoding Nit6803 family nitrilase: MDYSRIVKAAAVQISPVLYSREGTTEKVLKAIASAAKEGVELIVFPETFIPYYPYFSFIQPPVLMGKEHMRLYEEAVSVPSPVTEAVSEAATANSMVVVLGVNERDGGSLYNTQLIFDADGSLLLKRRKITPTYHERMIWGQGDGSGLQVLDTAVGKLGALACWEHYNPLARYSLMAKQEQIHCAQFPGSMVGQIFAEQTEVTIKHHALEAGCFVVNSTGWLNPEQVTEICPDENLQRFLTGGCYTAIISPEGVPLCEPITEGEGMAIANLDFSLITKRKRMMDSVGHYSRPDLLQLEVNQDSYNVCQQINSQKDNFNQSTEATDQQSLARLSNEPILNDSSPSLPLINQWTSEN; this comes from the coding sequence ATGGACTATTCACGTATTGTCAAAGCAGCAGCAGTACAGATATCTCCTGTGTTGTACAGCCGAGAAGGAACTACCGAGAAAGTTTTAAAAGCGATCGCTAGTGCCGCTAAAGAGGGAGTAGAGTTAATTGTTTTTCCTGAAACTTTTATCCCTTACTATCCTTATTTCTCTTTTATTCAGCCACCAGTGTTGATGGGGAAAGAACATATGCGCTTGTACGAAGAAGCGGTATCAGTTCCTAGTCCTGTTACAGAAGCAGTAAGTGAAGCAGCTACAGCTAACAGTATGGTAGTTGTTTTGGGAGTTAATGAACGAGATGGGGGTTCGCTGTATAACACTCAGTTAATCTTTGATGCGGATGGTAGTCTGCTACTTAAACGTCGTAAGATTACCCCTACCTATCACGAACGCATGATTTGGGGACAGGGAGACGGTTCAGGATTGCAAGTATTAGATACGGCTGTTGGTAAATTAGGTGCTTTAGCTTGTTGGGAACACTATAACCCCCTGGCTAGATATAGCCTAATGGCTAAGCAAGAACAAATACACTGCGCCCAGTTTCCCGGTTCGATGGTCGGACAAATTTTTGCAGAACAAACTGAGGTAACTATTAAACATCATGCTTTAGAAGCTGGTTGTTTTGTGGTTAATTCTACTGGTTGGCTAAATCCCGAACAAGTTACTGAAATCTGTCCTGATGAAAACCTACAAAGATTTTTAACTGGTGGTTGCTACACCGCAATCATCTCTCCTGAAGGGGTTCCCCTGTGTGAACCCATAACAGAAGGAGAAGGAATGGCGATCGCCAATCTAGATTTCTCTCTGATAACTAAACGCAAACGCATGATGGATTCTGTAGGACATTATTCTCGTCCCGATCTATTGCAATTAGAAGTAAACCAAGACTCTTATAATGTCTGTCAACAAATTAATTCTCAAAAGGATAATTTTAATCAATCAACTGAAGCTACCGATCAACAATCACTGGCAAGGTTATCTAATGAACCAATCCTAAACGATTCTAGTCCTTCTTTACCCCTGATAAATCAATGGACAAGCGAAAACTAA
- a CDS encoding transposase: MDLKQQLGSSLLRVVADAYFCKVPFLAPLVAQGIQVITRMRKDGVAWDERIENPGKKSVKLEGKWKLARLLQEFTPQKLSVKIYGKSVQVEAVERFVFIRGFQPQVKVVVAKGKKEPIIFLSTELTLTAAQIIEIYAARFSIELAIRDLKQHFGLAHYQCYLGIAIDRFVHLACVAYCLFGLFQRQQLKSDWMPTVSPLHSELSFSRLRRGLQHFAISRVLAPKSASEGDLPLQSPELDRILRLAA; the protein is encoded by the coding sequence CTGGATTTAAAACAGCAACTTGGCTCTAGCTTATTGCGAGTTGTCGCCGATGCCTATTTTTGTAAAGTTCCTTTTCTTGCTCCCTTGGTAGCCCAAGGAATTCAGGTTATTACTCGCATGCGAAAAGATGGGGTAGCTTGGGATGAACGAATTGAAAATCCAGGGAAAAAGTCGGTCAAACTAGAAGGCAAGTGGAAACTTGCTCGTCTCCTTCAAGAGTTTACTCCTCAAAAACTCTCGGTCAAGATTTATGGCAAATCGGTTCAAGTTGAAGCCGTCGAACGATTCGTTTTTATTCGCGGATTTCAGCCCCAAGTCAAAGTCGTTGTCGCTAAAGGAAAAAAAGAACCGATTATTTTTCTCTCCACTGAGCTTACCTTGACTGCCGCTCAAATTATTGAAATCTACGCGGCTCGGTTCTCGATTGAATTAGCGATCAGAGACTTGAAACAGCATTTTGGTCTGGCTCACTATCAGTGCTATTTAGGAATCGCGATTGATCGCTTTGTCCATCTAGCTTGCGTCGCTTATTGTCTCTTTGGTTTATTCCAAAGACAACAACTCAAGTCCGACTGGATGCCCACAGTTTCTCCCCTTCATTCGGAGTTAAGTTTTTCTCGTCTCCGTCGAGGACTTCAACATTTTGCCATTAGTCGTGTGCTTGCTCCTAAGTCCGCTTCAGAAGGGGACTTACCGCTACAGTCTCCTGAGTTAGACCGAATTCTCCGTCTAGCCGCCTAA
- a CDS encoding transposase has product MMTNRKPYSTDISDPQWAILKSLIPAPKTGGRPKTVDMREIMAWFKSRLQNKKALMA; this is encoded by the coding sequence GTGATGACAAACAGAAAACCCTATTCCACAGATATTTCTGACCCACAATGGGCTATCCTCAAATCGTTAATTCCAGCCCCTAAAACTGGTGGTCGTCCCAAAACAGTTGATATGAGGGAAATTATGGCCTGGTTCAAATCAAGGTTACAAAATAAAAAAGCATTGATGGCTTGA
- a CDS encoding MSMEG_0569 family flavin-dependent oxidoreductase, giving the protein MKKHYPVIVVGGGQAGLSISYCLKQKGIDHIVLEKNYVGYAWQQKRWDTFCLVTPNWQCTLPGYHYSGNDPDGFMAKNEIVAYIQDYAKSFNPPIKAGVEVFSVKKNNSQGLFEITSSIGNHTANQVVIATGSYHQAKIPRMAEKFASDIVQLHSSEYKNPELLPEGEVLVVGSGQSGCQIAEDLHLAGRKVHLCVGSAPRSPRQYRGKDVVDWLDRLGYYDLTVDNHPDRENVRNKTNHYVTGRGGGHEIDLRTFAIEGMQLYGSLKDIQGNNLKFKPNLKQNLDRADEVAESIKKTIDEYITKNQISAPTESLYQPIWEPETEVLKFNYKQANITSIIWCIGYQTNFSWVDVPVFDGKGYPSHERGVTSVNGLYFLGLPWLYTWGSGRFSGIARDAEYLSDYIANKMKYAYPGTLLAVNEAAIGS; this is encoded by the coding sequence ATGAAAAAGCATTACCCCGTAATAGTTGTAGGAGGCGGTCAAGCTGGTCTTTCAATCAGTTATTGTTTGAAGCAGAAGGGCATCGACCACATTGTCTTGGAAAAAAATTATGTAGGTTATGCTTGGCAACAGAAACGCTGGGATACTTTTTGCCTGGTAACACCTAATTGGCAATGTACTCTCCCCGGCTATCACTATTCAGGTAATGATCCTGATGGTTTTATGGCAAAAAATGAAATTGTTGCATATATTCAAGATTATGCCAAATCTTTCAACCCACCAATTAAAGCAGGAGTAGAGGTATTTTCAGTCAAGAAAAATAATTCTCAAGGACTGTTTGAAATAACTAGCTCGATAGGCAATCATACAGCAAATCAGGTTGTAATTGCTACTGGAAGCTATCATCAAGCCAAAATACCCAGAATGGCTGAAAAGTTTGCTTCAGATATAGTTCAACTACATTCTTCTGAATATAAAAATCCTGAGTTATTACCTGAGGGAGAAGTATTAGTAGTCGGTAGTGGACAATCTGGCTGTCAAATTGCTGAAGATCTACATTTAGCTGGCAGGAAAGTGCATCTCTGTGTTGGTAGCGCACCGCGATCGCCTCGCCAATATCGAGGTAAAGATGTAGTAGATTGGCTAGATAGACTAGGATACTACGATCTAACTGTTGATAATCATCCCGATCGGGAGAATGTCAGAAACAAGACTAACCACTATGTTACTGGTCGTGGTGGCGGTCATGAAATTGACTTGAGAACTTTTGCTATAGAAGGAATGCAACTATATGGTTCGTTAAAAGATATTCAAGGAAATAACTTGAAATTCAAGCCTAATCTAAAACAGAACCTCGATCGCGCCGATGAAGTAGCCGAAAGCATCAAAAAAACCATTGATGAATACATTACCAAAAATCAGATATCTGCACCTACCGAATCACTATATCAACCAATATGGGAGCCAGAAACAGAAGTCTTGAAATTTAATTACAAACAAGCAAATATAACATCAATAATTTGGTGTATTGGTTATCAAACTAACTTTAGCTGGGTAGATGTTCCGGTATTTGATGGAAAAGGCTATCCTAGCCATGAACGCGGTGTTACGAGCGTTAACGGGTTGTATTTCTTAGGTCTTCCTTGGCTGTATACCTGGGGTTCGGGAAGATTTTCAGGAATAGCCAGAGATGCCGAATATCTATCTGATTATATCGCCAACAAGATGAAATATGCCTATCCAGGTACGTTGTTGGCTGTTAACGAAGCTGCGATAGGCTCGTAA
- a CDS encoding alpha/beta fold hydrolase — translation MNHQYIINNFPLQCGAILSEANIVYKIYGELNSDRSNVILYPTSYGAQHSDIDWLIQPDSILDPSQYFIIIPNMFGNGLSSSPSNNQDCGLAEQRFWFTHLDNVRAQKQLLQKVFGIEKLALVYGWSMGAQQAYHWGVLYPDRVERIAALCGTAKTTDHNKIFLQSLRTALTADPNWNGTKFESIPDRGFQTFARIYASWAASQAYYREGIYYQLGYDSLDDYLLRGWEANYRKRDPHNLLAMIDTWLHCDVSNNPTYQGDYEQALKSIEAKTIVMSSTTDLYFTPEDCQAEADLIPNAEYLPIPSIWGHRAGNPYQNPEDELFIKQAVEELLTKE, via the coding sequence ATGAACCATCAATACATAATTAATAATTTTCCCTTGCAATGTGGGGCAATTTTATCCGAAGCAAATATTGTCTATAAAATCTATGGCGAGTTAAATAGCGATCGCTCTAACGTTATTTTGTATCCTACTTCCTATGGAGCGCAACACAGTGATATTGATTGGTTGATTCAACCTGACAGCATTCTCGATCCAAGTCAATATTTTATTATCATTCCCAATATGTTTGGTAATGGTTTATCTAGTTCACCTAGTAATAATCAAGACTGTGGTTTAGCTGAACAAAGATTTTGGTTTACTCATCTAGATAATGTCCGCGCCCAAAAACAATTACTACAAAAAGTATTTGGCATAGAAAAACTAGCTTTAGTCTATGGTTGGTCGATGGGGGCACAACAAGCTTATCATTGGGGTGTATTATATCCAGATAGAGTTGAACGTATAGCTGCTTTATGCGGTACTGCCAAAACAACTGACCATAATAAGATATTTTTACAGAGTTTACGCACTGCCCTAACTGCCGATCCTAACTGGAACGGCACTAAATTTGAAAGTATACCAGATCGTGGCTTTCAAACTTTTGCCCGTATCTATGCTAGTTGGGCGGCATCCCAAGCCTACTATCGAGAAGGAATTTATTATCAGCTTGGTTATGATTCTTTAGATGACTATCTATTAAGAGGGTGGGAAGCTAATTACCGTAAACGCGATCCGCATAACTTATTAGCCATGATTGATACATGGTTGCATTGTGATGTCAGTAATAATCCAACTTATCAGGGAGATTATGAACAAGCATTAAAGTCAATTGAGGCTAAAACTATAGTTATGTCCAGCACAACAGATTTATACTTCACTCCTGAAGATTGCCAAGCCGAAGCCGATTTAATACCTAATGCGGAATACTTACCCATTCCTTCTATTTGGGGACATCGAGCGGGAAATCCCTATCAAAATCCTGAAGACGAATTGTTTATTAAACAAGCTGTAGAAGAATTGCTAACAAAAGAATAA
- a CDS encoding MSMEG_0567/Sll0786 family nitrogen starvation N-acetyltransferase yields MKQDYQFKLALSPAHIKAYFRLRQEIFCQEQGIFSTSDRDEYDSIAYPIVAINHDNKVVGVVRIYETQPGLWYGGRLGVHRDYRRGWRIGKGLINKAVTTANAWGCERFLATVQLPNVRFFQRLHWNSIDEISICEQTHHLMEADLDFYPPTNQTRPSLLVQLQRLLVS; encoded by the coding sequence ATGAAACAAGACTATCAATTTAAACTAGCTTTATCACCTGCTCATATTAAAGCTTACTTTCGACTCAGACAAGAAATTTTCTGCCAAGAACAAGGTATCTTTTCAACAAGCGATCGCGATGAATATGACTCCATTGCTTATCCTATTGTTGCAATTAATCACGATAATAAGGTTGTTGGAGTTGTCAGGATCTATGAAACCCAACCCGGACTTTGGTATGGAGGCAGACTTGGGGTACACCGAGATTATCGAAGAGGGTGGCGAATTGGTAAAGGATTGATTAATAAAGCGGTAACTACGGCTAACGCATGGGGATGCGAGCGCTTTTTAGCTACGGTTCAGTTGCCCAACGTGCGATTTTTTCAAAGGTTGCATTGGAACTCAATTGATGAAATTTCTATTTGCGAGCAAACTCACCATCTAATGGAGGCAGATCTTGATTTTTATCCTCCCACAAATCAAACTCGTCCAAGTTTACTAGTTCAGCTACAAAGATTATTAGTATCTTAA
- a CDS encoding MSMEG_0572/Sll0783 family nitrogen starvation response protein, producing MPEVTTPAHKAGDYFVDYEEKVFPDVKAEPGEKALVTFHTVAFEGSIGLVNLLQATRLIRKGFETSVLLYGPGVTLGIQRGFPKIGDESFPGHQAMNNQLIKIMEEGAKVYACRFALQALYGHGEPSLIPGITPINPLDVLDIVLLHRKEGAFILDTWTT from the coding sequence ATGCCTGAAGTTACTACCCCCGCACACAAAGCTGGTGATTATTTTGTAGATTACGAAGAAAAAGTATTTCCCGATGTTAAAGCTGAACCAGGAGAAAAAGCATTGGTTACTTTTCATACCGTAGCTTTTGAGGGTTCAATTGGTTTGGTAAACCTATTACAGGCCACTCGCTTGATTCGTAAAGGCTTTGAGACTTCAGTATTGTTATATGGACCAGGAGTAACATTAGGAATACAACGAGGCTTTCCCAAGATTGGCGATGAATCTTTTCCTGGACATCAGGCGATGAATAACCAGCTAATCAAAATCATGGAAGAGGGGGCAAAAGTTTATGCTTGTCGCTTTGCATTGCAAGCATTATACGGACATGGTGAACCTTCTCTGATTCCTGGTATTACACCCATTAATCCTTTAGATGTTTTGGATATTGTTTTACTTCACCGTAAAGAGGGTGCGTTCATACTTGATACCTGGACAACATAG
- a CDS encoding MSMEG_0568 family radical SAM protein — protein sequence MDKRKLITDLQSQGIKLIDSSRGASGRKGGAGPSDHKAVIIDGTTVMIPVYTNVAAQSHYSLAEFHQQSVNYQKSHVLEKAGKGIASIQFPHQPKFYSFQTVDGIPYSHIALLHSHNVLATTVLQTCIRYNNQSTSCQFCAIGQSLSAGKTIARKTPEQLAEVAAAAVKLDGVEQLVMTTGTPNTTDRGAAYLSECAQAVKAKVNIPIQAQCEPPDDFSWFERMKEAGIDSLGMHLEVIEPKVRDRIMPGKAKVSLDYYFQAFTEAVKVFGWGQVSTYILAGLGDSLETIIITCDRLIKLGVYPFVVPFVPITGTPLANHKPPSSEFMYAIYSKVGAMLNHVGMSSQNIKAGCAKCGACSALSTFETASSSG from the coding sequence ATGGACAAGCGAAAACTAATTACAGATCTACAGTCGCAAGGTATAAAGCTAATTGACTCTAGTCGAGGGGCATCTGGAAGAAAAGGTGGTGCTGGACCATCGGATCACAAAGCAGTAATTATCGATGGAACTACGGTAATGATACCCGTTTACACTAATGTTGCTGCTCAGTCTCACTATAGCTTGGCTGAGTTTCATCAACAGTCTGTTAACTATCAGAAATCTCATGTTTTAGAAAAAGCGGGAAAGGGTATTGCATCTATTCAATTTCCTCACCAGCCTAAATTTTATAGTTTCCAAACTGTTGATGGGATTCCTTATAGTCATATTGCCCTGTTACATAGTCATAACGTTCTGGCAACGACAGTTTTACAGACCTGTATTCGTTACAACAATCAAAGCACATCCTGTCAATTTTGCGCTATCGGACAATCATTATCAGCAGGGAAAACTATCGCTAGAAAAACTCCAGAACAGTTAGCAGAAGTAGCAGCGGCAGCAGTAAAGTTAGACGGTGTGGAACAGTTAGTGATGACTACAGGTACACCCAATACTACAGATAGAGGTGCAGCTTATTTGAGCGAATGCGCCCAAGCTGTAAAGGCTAAGGTTAATATACCTATTCAAGCGCAGTGCGAACCCCCGGATGATTTTAGTTGGTTTGAACGGATGAAAGAGGCAGGTATTGATAGTTTGGGAATGCACCTTGAGGTAATTGAACCAAAAGTGCGCGATCGCATTATGCCAGGAAAAGCCAAAGTCTCTTTAGATTATTACTTCCAAGCATTTACAGAGGCGGTCAAAGTTTTTGGTTGGGGACAAGTAAGCACCTATATTTTGGCGGGTTTAGGAGATAGTTTAGAAACTATTATTATTACTTGCGATCGCCTGATTAAACTAGGGGTCTATCCGTTTGTTGTTCCTTTTGTTCCCATTACAGGTACCCCTCTAGCTAATCACAAACCCCCCAGCAGCGAATTTATGTACGCCATCTACTCTAAGGTAGGTGCAATGTTAAATCATGTAGGTATGTCTTCACAAAATATCAAGGCTGGTTGTGCTAAATGTGGTGCTTGTTCGGCATTATCTACCTTTGAAACTGCATCATCGTCAGGGTAA
- the glnT gene encoding type III glutamate--ammonia ligase: protein MLLSELARDRGIRYFLISFTDLFGIQRAKLVPAQSIDDMAENGAGFAGFAAWLDMTPADPDILAIPDRNSLFQLPWKKDVAWMPADLYGVDGEPVLQTPRLILKQMLKQAETRGYLVKTGVECEYFLLSADNHEISDSCDRAAKPCYDQQALMRRYDVVSEICDGMLSLGWKPYQNDHEDANGQFEMNWAYSDALTTADRHAFFKYMVKSIAETNGFRATFMPKPFGNLTGNGCHTHVSIWDSSSKTNLFRETDEDLELSPLAYQFIGGILKSATALCAFANPTVNSYKRINSPVTLSGATWSPNTISYSGNNRTHMIRIPDFDRFELRLADGAANPYLLPAAIIATGLNGIEEKIDPGDRCDHNSYTDPLPPDKVRQLPANLLDALRSLEKNQVLQTAFGESFIASYLKLKYQQWDEYCNYITNWELDNTLNC, encoded by the coding sequence ATGCTCTTGTCTGAACTGGCGCGCGATCGTGGAATTCGTTATTTTCTGATTTCTTTTACCGATTTATTTGGCATCCAAAGAGCTAAACTTGTTCCTGCACAAAGTATTGATGATATGGCAGAAAACGGTGCGGGATTTGCGGGGTTTGCTGCTTGGTTAGATATGACACCTGCCGATCCTGATATTTTAGCCATACCCGATCGCAATAGTTTATTTCAATTACCTTGGAAAAAAGATGTAGCATGGATGCCAGCGGATTTATATGGAGTAGATGGTGAGCCTGTATTACAAACTCCTAGGCTAATTTTAAAACAGATGCTAAAGCAAGCAGAAACAAGAGGATATTTGGTTAAAACTGGGGTGGAATGCGAATATTTTTTGTTATCTGCTGATAATCACGAAATTTCTGACAGTTGCGATCGCGCTGCTAAACCCTGCTACGATCAACAAGCTTTGATGCGTCGTTACGATGTGGTAAGTGAAATCTGCGATGGGATGCTGTCTTTAGGTTGGAAACCCTATCAAAACGATCATGAGGATGCTAATGGACAGTTTGAAATGAATTGGGCCTACAGTGATGCCTTAACTACGGCCGATCGCCATGCTTTTTTCAAATACATGGTGAAAAGTATTGCCGAAACAAATGGATTTCGCGCCACCTTTATGCCCAAACCATTTGGGAATTTAACGGGAAACGGTTGTCATACTCATGTTTCTATTTGGGATAGTTCTAGCAAAACCAACTTATTTAGAGAAACAGATGAAGATTTAGAACTTTCTCCCCTAGCCTATCAATTCATCGGCGGAATTTTGAAATCAGCAACCGCCCTATGTGCCTTTGCCAATCCTACCGTCAACTCCTACAAAAGAATTAATTCTCCCGTTACTCTATCAGGTGCAACTTGGTCGCCTAATACTATCAGCTACAGCGGTAACAATCGTACCCATATGATTCGTATTCCCGATTTTGATCGCTTTGAACTACGACTAGCCGATGGTGCAGCAAATCCTTATTTACTCCCAGCCGCCATAATTGCAACAGGATTGAATGGTATCGAGGAGAAAATTGATCCAGGCGATCGCTGTGACCACAATAGCTATACCGATCCCTTGCCCCCAGATAAGGTTAGACAACTTCCAGCTAATTTATTAGATGCTTTACGTAGCCTGGAAAAAAATCAAGTTTTACAAACCGCTTTTGGAGAATCTTTTATTGCTTCTTATCTAAAATTGAAATATCAGCAGTGGGATGAATACTGCAACTACATTACTAACTGGGAACTTGATAATACTCTCAATTGTTAA
- a CDS encoding CmpA/NrtA family ABC transporter substrate-binding protein — MVISSSANATDKWGNINSQRGNLSEIDLICMMCGGVHMTADHWKFMAEDMPTDPVDMISDLVKMGIYKPDTFKMADAVNAADLRKTLLLKVAGKGDPKREKLVLELCKQAGGMENAFAAAFGPKAGEFFGDVVYNSEFSRRRFLRNLAVGAALVTLTNCAPKQAEETVDKPLEEVAGTENLEKTDLRIGFIPITCATPIIMSEPLGFYKKYGFNAEVVKMPSWGAVRDSAIAGELDAYHMLAPMPIAMTLGLGSASFGVKLASIENINGQAITVANKYKDKVNGPADFKGFNIGVPFPYSMHNLLLRYYLATGGIDPDKDVKIRPVPPPDSIAQLVAGDIDAYLMPDPFNQRAVYEEAGFIHKLTKELWEGHPCCAFAASDEWISANPNTFRALNKSIIEAAGYARDPANRPEIAQAISERAFLNQPVEVVEAVLTGNFEDGQGNTKEVPDRIDFDPYPWQSFANWISSQLVRWDLQGDGKVKTAIAEDKYEEVGKEIFMTDLARELAEEVGQTPPAEIYRTETLEFDTFDPAKPQEYIDEQIKKYGV, encoded by the coding sequence ATGGTAATTTCCTCAAGTGCAAACGCTACAGATAAGTGGGGTAACATAAACTCTCAACGAGGAAATCTGAGCGAGATAGATTTAATTTGTATGATGTGTGGCGGTGTTCACATGACTGCCGACCACTGGAAATTTATGGCGGAAGATATGCCGACAGATCCAGTGGATATGATTAGCGATTTGGTAAAAATGGGTATTTACAAGCCAGATACTTTCAAGATGGCAGATGCCGTTAATGCTGCTGATCTACGTAAAACCCTATTACTCAAGGTTGCAGGAAAAGGAGACCCCAAGCGGGAAAAATTAGTTTTAGAACTCTGCAAACAAGCAGGAGGCATGGAAAATGCTTTTGCGGCTGCATTTGGACCAAAGGCTGGGGAATTCTTTGGGGATGTGGTTTATAACAGCGAATTTAGTCGCCGTCGTTTCTTACGGAATTTGGCTGTAGGTGCAGCCCTTGTTACCTTAACTAATTGTGCCCCCAAACAAGCAGAAGAAACTGTTGATAAGCCGCTCGAAGAAGTTGCTGGAACAGAAAATCTAGAAAAGACAGATTTGAGGATTGGCTTTATCCCCATAACTTGCGCCACACCGATTATTATGTCCGAACCTTTAGGGTTTTATAAAAAATATGGTTTTAATGCCGAAGTGGTTAAGATGCCTAGCTGGGGTGCAGTTCGAGATTCGGCGATCGCTGGTGAATTAGATGCTTATCATATGCTGGCACCAATGCCCATCGCCATGACTTTGGGATTGGGTTCAGCTTCCTTTGGAGTTAAATTAGCCAGTATCGAAAACATTAACGGACAGGCAATTACTGTTGCCAATAAATACAAGGATAAAGTAAATGGTCCTGCGGACTTTAAAGGCTTCAATATTGGTGTGCCATTCCCCTATTCAATGCATAACCTCCTATTGCGCTATTACCTCGCTACGGGAGGTATTGACCCTGATAAGGATGTAAAAATTCGTCCCGTACCGCCACCAGATAGTATCGCTCAATTGGTAGCGGGGGATATTGATGCTTACTTAATGCCCGATCCTTTCAATCAGCGAGCAGTATACGAAGAAGCTGGCTTTATTCACAAGTTAACTAAAGAACTATGGGAAGGGCATCCCTGCTGTGCTTTTGCTGCCAGTGATGAATGGATTTCGGCTAATCCTAATACCTTTAGGGCGTTAAATAAATCCATTATCGAGGCTGCGGGCTATGCCAGAGATCCCGCAAACCGTCCCGAAATCGCCCAGGCGATCTCAGAAAGAGCATTTCTAAATCAACCTGTAGAGGTAGTAGAAGCAGTTTTGACCGGTAATTTTGAAGATGGTCAGGGCAACACTAAAGAAGTACCCGATCGCATTGATTTTGACCCCTATCCTTGGCAAAGTTTTGCTAACTGGATTTCTTCTCAACTAGTGCGTTGGGATTTACAGGGAGATGGGAAGGTAAAAACTGCGATCGCCGAAGATAAATATGAAGAAGTCGGCAAAGAAATCTTTATGACCGATTTAGCCAGAGAATTAGCCGAGGAAGTGGGACAAACTCCGCCAGCAGAGATTTATCGTACTGAAACTCTAGAGTTTGATACTTTTGACCCTGCAAAACCTCAGGAATACATCGATGAACAAATCAAGAAATATGGCGTGTAA